One Triticum dicoccoides isolate Atlit2015 ecotype Zavitan chromosome 4B, WEW_v2.0, whole genome shotgun sequence genomic window carries:
- the LOC119291542 gene encoding pentatricopeptide repeat-containing protein At5g15280, mitochondrial-like has product MWKAWQLRRAIHLRRRRPSSNLRREPKIGHRGYANNVPELNSNSGALLKGERYYTLGKREGSSVCNSAIAGASEETGFSAEHDIGGECEADVHLVAKLGPGIGKLIMSKCSFIFDSGRDTFEGNCSLRDVLKLGLWLSPETLRRFWRASRLRPEDFLDILIGFGQGAAEVRNARFLWNLYRWASWQSKDFRHLPRSNDIMVSILADAHMLSQAESLLLLLDDNRALTDASRLFSQITQMYSEAGHLDKSVALFDCARSKCLIPSASCYQVLLNRLVGKRKEELVLRVYVDMLEVGLGSCTGDILDFVVNALVKGDKFLQAIRIIRQLKSLNIEISKGSLSTVAKEFCRKKDIGDMMNFLEEWRYLPELRLCNRMLASLCTNLGTDEAWFVLQRLESLGFAPDATTFGIFICHSCREMKLKAAFLYLSECFSRHIEPKVCAYNAIIGGVFTEGLYRHAKYILEDMIERKIMPELLTYRILLAGYCKYRQFDDIEHILRTMETNGVNDLPSGNCVLSKALSFLGLDHLGVKVKRDNATGFPKAEFFDSVGNGLYLDTDSKRFEISLVQILDNALYLDINSKIVNACQQGNVASALLLKNEAFQWGHYISPASSSELIKSLCASPAHVMDVIDLMEEMPYTFDKLDAQTLNLVVQTLSKNETSARARLVLDRLFRRGLPVNQDTYTYLLIGFCTERNIAGFWECWNVATKFSWSPDKKDVIPLISHLCKWGVMEEALQLISVLLDCYPNLFLSAYCALLRELCRTGYTNVGCAMLEALLEKGVDVGRSLILNVAEGFLKEQKTVESIGLYDICGNEIKISDLFTHQFAFSSLALFDAERCKDLVQSMMKTECSDVSACSCIVNELLQTGKVSQAISVVQASTSGKKLSVKLLNSILQSYCCLNNWRKVDAVLCIMLKIHGISISSYRLLVRRMCEQSQFSSALYLKELIQDSDKSKDLILYNILLFYLFKRRNILQVLDLLKDMKGINTKQPQSQNSIESPLLVREPRESTAIISYD; this is encoded by the exons ATGTGGAAGGCATGGCAGTTGCGCCGAGCAATCCATCTACGGCGTCGTCGACCAAG CTCGAATCTAAGGAGAGAGCCCAAGATTGGACACCGAGGTTATGCCAATAATGTTCCGGAGTTGAACTCCAACAGTGGGGCCTTGCTGAAAGGTGAACGCTACTACACACTGGGGAAGAGAGAAGGCAGCTCTGTGTGCAATTCAGCCATTGCCGGAGCTTCAGAGGAAACCGGATTTAGTGCGGAGCACGATATTGGGGGTGAGTGCGAGGCTGATGTCCATTTGGTAGCAAAATTGGGCCCTGGTATTGGGAAATTGATTATGTCGAAGTGCTCTTTCATTTTTGACAGTGGAAGGGACACCTTTGAAGGGAATTGCAGCTTGCGTGATGTACTTAAGCTTGGTCTCTGGCTCTCACCGGAGACCCTCCGCAGGTTCTGGCGTGCTTCGCGGCTGAGGCCTGAGGATTTTCTTGACATTTTGATCGGTTTCGGACAAGGTGCAGCAGAAGTTAGGAACGCAAGATTTCTGTGGAATTTGTATAGGTGGGCTTCGTGGCAGAGCAAGGACTTCCGACATCTTCCAAGGTCGAATGACATCATGGTGTCAATACTTGCAGATGCTCATATGCTCAGCCAAGCTGAATCATTGCTTCTCTTGCTGGATGACAACAGGGCTCTCACCGATGCGAGTAGACTGTTCAGTCAGATTACCCAGATGTATTCAGAAGCTGGCCACCTCGACAAATCAGTGGCACTTTTTGATTGTGCAAGGTCCAAGTGTTTGATTCCTTCAGCCTCATGCTATCAAGTACTTCTAAATCGTCTGGTCGGAAAGAGAAAAGAGGAGTTAGTATTAAGAGTATATGTGGACATGCTTGAAGTTGGATTAGGCTCTTGCACAGGAGATATTCTTGATTTTGTCGTCAATGCTTTAGTCAAGGGAGACAAATTCTTACAGGCTATTCGTATAATTCGGCAGCTAAAGAGCTTGAACATTGAAATAAGCAAGGGATCCTTGTCAACTGTTGCAAAAGAATTTTGCAGGAAGAAGGACATTGGTGATATGATGAATTTCTTGGAAGAGTGGAGGTATTTACCTGAGCTGCGTCTTTGCAATCGAATGCTTGCGTCTTTGTGCACAAATCTTGGTACTGACGAGGCATGGTTTGTCTTGCAAAGATTAGAGTCCTTAGGATTTGCCCCAGATGCTACAACCTTTGGCATTTTCATATGCCATAGCTGTAGAGAAATGAAACTCAAAGCTGCATTCCTCTATTTATCTGAGTGCTTTTCTAGACATATTGAACCTAAAGTTTGTGCTTATAATGCTATTATAGGTGGTGTTTTCACAGAGGGATTGTACAGACATGCAAAATATATCCTTGAAGACATGATTGAAAGAAAAATAATGCCAGAACTGTTAACATACAGGATACTTCTGGCAGGATATTGCAAGTATAGGCAGTTTGATGATATAGAACATATCTTGAGAACAATGGAGACTAATGGTGTAAATGATCTTCCATCTGGAAATTGTGTGCTCTCTAAGGCCTTATCCTTCCTGGGGCTAGACCACTTAGGAGTGAAGGTCAAGAGAGATAACGCCACTGGCTTTCCAAAAGCCGAGTTTTTTGATTCAGTAGGCAATGGCCTGTATTTGGACACTGACTCCAAAAGGTTTGAGATTTCGTTGGTACAGATTCTTGATAATGCTCTTTACCTAGATATTAACTCGAAGATAGTCAATGCGTGTCAGCAAGGCAATGTTGCAAGTGCTCTTCTGCTGAAAAATGAAGCTTTTCAATGGGGACATTACATTTCACCAGCTAGCTCTTCAGAACTAATCAAGTCCTTGTGTGCAAGCCCTGCGCATGTTATGGATGTTATTGACCTTATGGAGGAAATGCCATATACATTTGATAAATTGGACGCTCAAACTCTAAATTTAGTCGTCCAAACACTGAGTAAGAATGAGACGTCAGCTCGTGCAAGATTAGTTTTGGACAGGTTATTCAGAAGGGGCTTGCCAGTCAATCAAGATACCTATACTTATTTGCTTATAGGCTTCTGTACAGAAAGGAACATCGCAGGGTTTTGGGAGTGTTGGAATGTTGCAACAAAGTTTAGTTGGTCTCCTGACAAGAAGGATGTGATTCCCCTCATTAGTCACTTGTGCAAATGGGGAGTAATGGAGGAAGCCTTGCAGCTTATAAGCGTGCTGCTCGACTGCTATCCAAATTTGTTTCTTAGTGCATATTGTGCACTGCTCAGAGAGTTATGCAGGACAGGTTACACTAATGTTGGATGTGCGATGCTGGAGGCTCTCCTAGAAAAGGGTGTGGATGTGGGTCGTTCACTGATTCTTAATGTGGCAGAGGGCTTCCTAAAGGAGCAGAAGACTGTCGAATCGATTGGACTGTATGACATCTGCGGTAATGAAATCAAAATATCGGATCTGTTTACCCACCAATTTGCATTCTCTTCACTAGCATTGTTTGATGCAGAACGGTGCAAGGACTTGGTACAGTCTATGATGAAAACAGAATGTTCTGATGTCTCAGCTTGCAGCTGCATTGTGAACGAATTACTGCAGACAGGAAAAGTAAGCCAGGCAATATCAGTTGTTCAAGCATCCACTTCAGGGAAGAAATTAAGTGTCAAGTTGCTAAATTCCATCCTTCAGTCGTATTGTTGTCTAAACAATTGGAGAAAAGTAGATGCAGTTCTTTGTATCATGCTAAAGATACATGGCATATCTATTTCTAGCTACCGCCTTCTTGTCCGCAGAATGTGTGAGCAGAGTCAGTTTTCTAGTGCATTATACCTTAAGGAGCTGATCCAAGACAGTGACAAGTCAAAAGACCTAATTTTATACAACATTCTGTTATTCTATCTTTTCAAGAGAAGAAACATTTTGCAGGTTCTGGATTTGTTGAAGGATATGAAAG GGATTAACACCAAGCAGCCGCAGTCTCAGAATAGTATTGAGTCACCATTGCTTGTTAGGGAACCTCGAGAAAGCACTGCAATTATTTCATATGATTGA